The nucleotide sequence GCCTGCATCACGCGGGTCTGAACCGGGGGAACGATGGCGAAGGCCGCAGCACCCCAGGCGAGGAGGCCGATTGCAGCGCCGATATGGCTGCCCAGCAGCAGCGGCAATGCCAGGCTGATGATGGCAAGTGCTGCAAGGAATATCCGCGTCGCACCATTGAGCGACCAGTCGGCAAGGCGTCCGCCGAGCGCGTTGCCAATCGTGAAGCCCACGCCGATGAGGATGAGCGCCAGCGTCACGAAACCTTCCGAAGCGCCGGTGCGGTCGGCCAGTACAGGCGCTACATAGGTGTAGAGCGTGAACATGGCGCCAGCACCCATGACGGTGGTCGCGAGCGACATCAGCACGGTCGGGCGCATCAGCACGCCAAGCTCGCGGCGAATGTCGGGCATCTTGCCTGCTTCACCACGCGGCAGCGAAAGCCAGAGTGCCGAGATGGCCAGCAGGCCCAGAACGGCAGTGCCGGCGAACGACATGCGCCAGCCGATCTGCTGGCCGATCCAGGTTGCAGCCGGGACGCCCCCGATATTGGCTATCGTCAGGCCCATGAACATGGTGGCAACGGCGCTCGCCCGCTTTTCAGGCGGCACGACGCTGGCTGCAACAATGGAGCCGAGGCCGAAGAATGCGCCGTGATTGAGGCTTGTTACCAGACGCGCTGCAAGCAGCGTCCAGTAATCCGGCGCAAGGGCGGAAAGGATATTGCCAACCGTGAAGATGCCCATCAGGAGCATCAGCGCCGTGCGCTTTCCAAAGCGCCCGAAGGCAAGCGTCATGATCGGTGCGCCGACCATGACGCCGATGGCATAGGCGCTGACCAGAAGGCCCGCCGTCGGAATGGAAACGTCGACGCCATCGGCAATAACCGGCAGCAGGCCCATGGGCGCAAATTCCGTGGTGCCAATACCG is from Brucella intermedia LMG 3301 and encodes:
- a CDS encoding MFS transporter — protein: MSAANAQESATNTAGFNWPLLALAIGAFGIGTTEFAPMGLLPVIADGVDVSIPTAGLLVSAYAIGVMVGAPIMTLAFGRFGKRTALMLLMGIFTVGNILSALAPDYWTLLAARLVTSLNHGAFFGLGSIVAASVVPPEKRASAVATMFMGLTIANIGGVPAATWIGQQIGWRMSFAGTAVLGLLAISALWLSLPRGEAGKMPDIRRELGVLMRPTVLMSLATTVMGAGAMFTLYTYVAPVLADRTGASEGFVTLALILIGVGFTIGNALGGRLADWSLNGATRIFLAALAIISLALPLLLGSHIGAAIGLLAWGAAAFAIVPPVQTRVMQAASEAPGLASSINIGAFNLGNAVGAALGGGVISAGYGYAAIPVAGGLLAAAGLLFTLSRRPKAALAPSAC